The Nerophis lumbriciformis linkage group LG36, RoL_Nlum_v2.1, whole genome shotgun sequence DNA window GGTCACGGGGTTCATTTCCTCATTTTTGCTCCAGCATGACAGAAGCACAGAGCGAGCTATCGCACACGAGTACAAGTTGTTTAAGTTGCTTGAAAATAAAGTTCAGAAAAAGGATTCTTGCAATACCAACGATAGGAATTGTTGAGGATAAAGCAGTGACTGTTCAATCATGTCTGCCACCAGCTACAGTCCATGTAAACCATGTAAAAGGTGTATGTTTTTTATACTCTTGTTTACTTGAGATAAGAAAACAGGTAAACATTAACCTAATGGGGTTTCTGGCCTTATTTAGAAACTAGCTCAAATATTAATGAATCTGGCAGAATACAAAACTGGAATCCAAAGATAAAGTGCTACCTTTGACTTTGATCAGCCAGCCTAAATCTGAGTTTATATAACATGTGTTGGATAAGGTCATGGTCATTTTCTAGATCATATCTGATTGGCTCACTAACATAGTAATTAACCAACTCACTTCTAGCAAATGGCAACATTTTAGTTAAGGAAGCCAGTACTGGCGGATTAAAGTTGACAGTAGAATGTATCGACTTTTATTGGCATACATATTTCAGAAAGCAGACATTAAAGTCAACAATATCTTCAAAACAGCGAGCGTCCCATAGGGCCGTGCTTCAATAATAGACAAGAGCTACTTTTTTTTCTGCCATTTTACTTTTCAAAGTGGTTGTTTTGGTTTAAATGTAGCCAACGCTGCTCGTTAGGGTTGCCAAAAGTGTCAATACTTTGATACCAAGGCGATGCCAAAGCCCCAAAATAACACCCATACCAGCAGACATGGTAACTTGCACACCTGACATCGCAGAGGAACACAGCTCGCTTTGTATGGACCAGTGACACATTGtagatataaagtaaaaaaaattggaatgatagagcaataataaaataaatacaaacaaagaTTTTTCTTTGAACACGTTTTGGCTTTTTGAATGGCCTATTTCACTACATGTCACATGATGACCCCACGCTACCACCATATTGAAGAATTATAGAACATGTACTTGAAGGCTCCACGCCAACGCTGttcttttttaatgaaaaatatctgacttttgttgttatttatgacCATATTTATAAGCACAGTATTAGGTTTTTTTATACTAAGAGGCTATAGGCCGCTGTTGTTCTTTCATGAATCTATAGTTAACCACTTGGCAGCTGATACTGCAATTTCAATTATGTGCAAAAAAATGTTGAAGCCCTGTGATCTAAATATTTGACAGTTTGAGACCTTTTTCAATAATGTAGTGAACTCAAaagtccagtttttttttttttgtaacagggTATTGAAGAATGTTCGAAAACCTTGAAAAAGATCCCGGTATCAGTACCGACTACTGAAATTCTGGTATCGTAAAAACACTATTGCGTACTCAGTAGGAGTGatctggaaaacaaatatttcaaaACCACCACAATTCCTTTCGTTTTGTGCAACCCAATGTTGTAGCAAGAACAGGTTTTTGTGgctccttatcctttccatcctttgcaaCTGAACTACTATGtgcaacaatttcccttgtggatcaataaagtttgtccaagtctaagtcaTATTATAGAAGCGGacatcattgtttacatccagagcagccatctttgaaatgAACTCGGGGGTGTCGTGAGAGTGCTCCGACTTTCCGACTAGGACTCGGAAATTCCGGCTTCTCGGTACAAAATGAACGCACCGTAAGTCTGGCTCCCTCTGCTAAATGCTGTACAAATGCATTACATTAGTTTAATAAaagtactgtagttgtttgtagtacattcaattgttATTgtatccaaacatcccagaacaagctagtcaggttacttctagacctccaccccagatcacacctcactcctacccacttctccaaagtgggctggctcagggtggaggacagagtaaaacaacttgcactgagcctagtccataaaatccgctacacctccctgataccgaagtacatgtcaaactacttcgttgaccgccataaccacaacaccagagggagctccactaaccacgttaaacccagattccgatctaacaaaggtcttaactcattctctttctatgccacatcaatatggaatgcactcccaacaggtgtaaaagaaagggcatctctatcctccttcaaaattgcactaaaagaacacctccaggcaacttcaaccctaaactaacaccttcccttcctcatcatacctcttcagattgtaaataatcaaatgtaaataatcaaatgtagacactttttcttatactttctgatctctctctctgtgtccactacttgctgtacatatcctaagaagtcagtcctacactgttccaatgtccatttctctgatgatgcaattgttgatgactgaagtgttgataccaacctctccatatcccacaccccggattgtaaataacttaaataattcaatgtatatactctgatgattatcttgtgtgatgactgtattatgaaaatagtatatatctgtatcatgaatcactaACGTTCGTATCGCttgtttaagtggaccccgacttaaacaagttgaaaaacgtattcggatgttaccatttagtggtcaattgtacggaatatgtacttcactgtgcaatctactaataaaagtttcaatcaatcaatcaattgattttcaaaccatattccttATTTAAATGGGTCCTatctgttatgtttgttgtcttctccctgccttctctattggttttttcagtttcttccacagtcttttgtccccaacgaggcacacctgctgctaatcacctCCTGGTagtatttaagcgcgtctccaccagctggtccccgccggttattgttcctgaactccgctctgacatgtgctaccttgattctgcttccctggtatgttgccttcgcatatttctgttatattgaccttgttgtgtttttgttttcctagccaccttgttttagaggactagtttttgccacgctgtgtgcgtcctgacctttgctccgccaacctctgaaagagactacttttgttatatttcccatggtgtgcactttgccccatcacccttagttaccattttggacttattaaatattttcatttgttatcgcttcccttgcctccattctctgcatcccggggtccacccttgaactctatctTAACACTATCATTcaaaaccaatttttcttacctgttggtacctgttttcgtGTATTTTAGATCCCCATAAGTCTTGGAAATGTGAAATGAAACCGTGGAGGCACTGCGgagatattttacaaaaaaatgttgccgTCTTTAAAACTTCCTCTGAACGAgacgtttggaatttgggactttAGTGACGTATTCTGCTTTAGTTACGTTAACGAATATCTCCTTATATGGAAGAGGTTTACCCTAAAAGCTCTGCGGCAGTTTTCCATTTTCATCCAGTTATAGCCCAAAGTTGTAATCAATaaatttttctctatccttttgttgtggggcagactggctcgtacgtgCACATGCATGTTAAAATCCTCCTCTGTAGCGTATAGTCCTaacttatgtctgtcagtagaTTTGATATGGAAGTACATAAAAACTACACGGGGTGGATTATCATTTTGTATGTTGCATTATCACTGTACTCAGCGTATGTGAGGAGTTTCGCCAAGCCAGTGTTGGCTGTGTCATGGTGGAAAATCAGTAACTGCTAATTTGAGGCTTGAAGTCATTCATCAGCGTTTGCCAAATGAGCGAACAACCCAACTGCGGCGGGATAAACAGTACCCGACATCGTTTGGCAGCGACACACCGAGGCCTCCTGCCAGTTTCAAATGAACCCTCACCGTAAAATATCATTTCAATCGATCCCGTGTGACGGCACCCTCGAGCTTTAATGATCACGGTGTGTTTATGGTTTTCTACTATGGGTGTGAAGGTTGAAGCTGCTCCGGGAAACAAACGTTGTGTATAATTCATGAACAATTTACCCAATCCAGCATGTTGCTGGCACGACGAAGCAATTGTTGTGTTGTGCAACATCTCAGATAGACGAGGGGATATAAATAGAGGCCCTTTAGACTGCTTTATGTGCTAATGTTTGGACCCGTCTTCCAGGAATCGGAATGAACTACAGTTTAGTCCTGCACTATTAACGGTGTCATCAGGTTCATATAAAAACAACACataacagcaggggtgtccaaacattttgacttgagcgccgcatattatatatatatatatttttttgcaccatgactaaggaaggttgtttggattgtacaTAAGTAAATGGTGTGCTATTATTTTAAAGTACTTTTTAAGGGTCATTGATCACAGGATGGCAGCACTCTGCGGGGCCAAATTGAacagtttggacagccctgcatTACAGTCTATcctaatagacttagacttcctttttagacTAATAATGTGATATGCAAATAAGGTCACAAACCTGTGGAAGAAGAGCAGGATGGACAGCATGGTCTGGTCTATGTTGCTGTTGCAGATTCCCTCGTTGAGCAGGAAGCAGGGGTCCCTCACCACCGACTCCAGGGAGTCCTGCCTCATGATGTTGTTCAGCTTGTCCGTGTTGAGGTTGGGGTACATCAGCTGATTGCGGAGCTGCCGGAAGTGGCTGACACTGGGGCTGGTGGGACTGGTCGGCAGGCCCGGAGACATGGGGCTGTCGCAGCCGTTGGCCAGGTCCAGGCAGCAGCTGCAGCAGTCCAGGCCGACGGGAGAGCGGCACTCATCCTCAGACATCTTGGGAGGACAGGTGGATGAGAGAGGTGGCAGGAAAAAGTCAAAGTGAAAGAAGAGACAGCGGGAGAGAGCTGGCAGAGACGCCGCCTTACTGTCACGTCTGCTGTCCAAGCCTGAAAAGAGGTGAGGCTGCAGGTTGGAATTCCTCCCTGAGAAGTGCAGTCCCGCTGGGCATGCACTTTGCCCGCTCTTGTCCCTGAGTCACCCCCTCCTGTGGATCTGCCGCCTTTAGCCTTTTGTCCGGGACCAACGCCACTGCTGTGCGTTGCTACTGTAGCAATAGAAAGAATGAACGCACCCCCCCTTTCCcttaacacacacgcacacacacatacatacacattcagCAGGAGTGCACTTGAAAGCAACACCCAGAAGCTGCTTGCTGCttatcacttttttttctttcttttttttttattgagttgCGTTGAGGACAGCGAGGGCGGGACAAAATGGAAGCGTGGTGACGAAGAGGGCGGGGGAACTCTGTGATTGGTGGGAAAA harbors:
- the tsc22d3 gene encoding TSC22 domain family protein 3 isoform X1, which gives rise to MSEDECRSPVGLDCCSCCLDLANGCDSPMSPGLPTSPTSPSVSHFRQLRNQLMYPNLNTDKLNNIMRQDSLESVVRDPCFLLNEGICNSNIDQTMLSILLFFHSASGASVVAIDNKIEQAMDLVKNHLMYAVREEVEILKEQIKELAEKNNQLERENYLLKNLASPEQLEKFQSRIPTDSMDNQVMSEQQKHQQQTCSHTAGSAV